In Procambarus clarkii isolate CNS0578487 chromosome 25, FALCON_Pclarkii_2.0, whole genome shotgun sequence, the following proteins share a genomic window:
- the LOC138368383 gene encoding dynein heavy chain-like: MLDAQYSMLDAQYSMLDAQYSILDAQYNMLTAQYSMLNAQYSMLDTQYSMLNAQNIMLNAQYSMLNAQYSMLNAQNIMLNAQYIMLNAQYIMLNAQYIMLNVQYSMLDTQYSMLDTQYSMLNAQYIMLNAQYIMLNAQYIMLNAQYSMLNAQYIMLNAQYIMLNAQYIMLNAQYIMLNAQYSMLDTQYSMLDTQYSMLNAQYIMLNAQYIMLNAQYIMLNAQYIMLNAQYIMLNAQYSMLNAQYSMLNAQYSMLNAQYSMLNAQYSMLNAQYSMLNAQYSMLNAQYSMLNAQYSMLNAQYGNNNHNPSLNWRIRTRNQSYNHAAMTHRQPLLYIYRKFVVKRSEIRTDCRGAQKVFIYQIITTVQVYSSFLRKRSICHVNRS; encoded by the coding sequence ATGCTGGACGCTCAGTACAGCATGTTGGACGCTCAGTACAGCATGCTGGACGCTCAGTACAGCATATTGGACGCTCAGTACAACATGCTGACCGCTCAGTACAGCATGCTGAACGCTCAGTACAGCATGTTGGACACTCAGTACAGCATGCTGAACGCTCAGAACATCATGCTGAACGCTCAGTACAGCATGCTGAACGCTCAGTACAGCATGCTGAACGCTCAGAACATCATGCTGAACGCTCAGTACATCATGCTGAACGCTCAGTACATCATGCTGAACGCTCAGTACATCATGCTGAACGTTCAGTACAGCATGTTGGACACTCAGTACAGCATGCTGGACACTCAGTACAGCATGCTGAACGCTCAGTACATCATGCTGAACGCTCAGTACATCATGCTGAACGCTCAGTACATCATGCTGAACGCTCAGTACAGCATGCTGAACGCTCAGTACATCATGCTGAACGCTCAGTACATCATGCTGAACGCTCAGTACATCATGCTGAACGCTCAGTACATCATGCTGAACGCTCAGTACAGCATGTTGGACACTCAGTACAGCATGCTGGACACTCAGTACAGCATGCTGAACGCTCAGTACATCATGCTGAACGCTCAGTACATCATGCTGAACGCTCAGTACATCATGCTGAACGCTCAGTACATCATGCTGAACGCTCAGTACATCATGCTGAACGCTCAGTACAGCATGCTGAACGCTCAGTACAGCATGCTGAACGCTCAGTACAGCATGCTGAACGCTCAGTACAGCATGCTGAACGCTCAGTACAGCATGCTGAACGCTCAGTACAGCATGCTGAACGCTCAGTACAGCATGCTGAACGCTCAGTACAGCATGCTGAACGCTCAGTACAGCATGCTGAACGCTCAGTACGGGAATAACAATCACAATCCCAGCCTGAACTGGAGGATTCGAACTCGCAACCAGTCATACAACCATGCAGCAATGACGCATCGTCAACCACTTCTGTATATCTACAGGAAGTTTGTAGTCAAAAGATCGGAGATTCGAACCGACTGTAGAGGTGCACAGAAGGTGTTCATCTACCAGATCATAACTACAGTTCAGGTCTACAGTTCATTTCTAAGGAAGAGGTCTATTTGTCATGTCAACAGATCGTAG